The Deltaproteobacteria bacterium genome includes a region encoding these proteins:
- a CDS encoding HEAT repeat domain-containing protein, giving the protein MLVLSIPSAVRCAEHRTKDPARAGVAEIDEHFVKGGAAAAEGILPYLKNREAGVRAHAMKRLVDLGPAAVDALLGALEDEEIRWLVCGTLVNIGDESVAKTTLALKHKNPLVRGNAIFILRQLDARSAVVSIQAALSDPVPSVQVHAIQALAQFGGEGNLRLVMGKADSVVPSVRDAAMESLPKFGEGAVPLLASSLTYGSSEVRMGAIRALGAIGTGEALRYVRKGLSDPLPQARYYAIQILGEKEDPSMLEVIGGYFDDPDPDVREAAEDAFARIPDAGSGILLRFLREGNALQKIGAAAAVRKAGYRPALPQLLETMRGPGAEVKVAAVAALMALSEPSSVEKLVEGLKDPEVRWICVIALKQFGDTNLRPLLKKSGDPETDHWKEVVLEGMGDRVLAGCLDTLKRKEEDVGIRIASICTLKQVKDTRAVIPLVELLGDEKLGYVAGFVLSRMGDAAVEPLLFSLKNENPSVRARAAAALGDLGCGDGSGPLRPLLADSDLQVRKAAEDAIRKLESKPPVSN; this is encoded by the coding sequence TTGCTTGTTCTGTCGATTCCGTCCGCCGTTCGGTGCGCCGAGCACCGCACGAAAGATCCGGCCCGTGCCGGAGTGGCGGAGATCGACGAGCATTTCGTGAAGGGCGGGGCTGCAGCCGCCGAGGGGATCCTTCCATATCTGAAGAACCGCGAGGCGGGAGTGCGCGCCCACGCCATGAAACGGCTTGTGGATCTCGGGCCCGCCGCGGTCGACGCGCTCCTCGGCGCGCTCGAAGATGAAGAGATCCGCTGGCTGGTCTGCGGAACCCTTGTAAACATCGGAGACGAATCCGTCGCGAAGACGACGTTGGCGTTGAAGCATAAAAATCCCCTTGTCCGAGGCAACGCCATATTCATCCTCAGGCAGCTCGATGCCCGTTCCGCCGTCGTTTCCATACAGGCGGCGCTTTCCGACCCCGTCCCGTCGGTCCAGGTGCATGCGATACAGGCGTTGGCGCAGTTCGGAGGCGAGGGCAACCTGAGGCTGGTCATGGGAAAGGCCGACAGCGTCGTCCCCTCCGTACGCGATGCGGCGATGGAGTCACTTCCGAAATTCGGGGAGGGGGCCGTCCCCCTTCTGGCCTCTTCTCTGACCTACGGCAGTTCCGAAGTCAGGATGGGCGCGATCCGTGCGCTGGGAGCGATCGGCACGGGCGAAGCTCTCCGTTACGTCCGCAAGGGATTGTCCGATCCCCTCCCGCAGGCCCGATATTACGCGATACAGATCCTGGGGGAAAAGGAAGATCCCTCGATGCTCGAGGTCATCGGGGGATATTTCGATGATCCCGATCCGGATGTGCGGGAAGCGGCCGAAGATGCCTTCGCGAGGATACCCGACGCCGGAAGCGGAATCCTGCTCCGGTTCCTGAGGGAAGGGAACGCCCTTCAGAAGATCGGTGCAGCCGCGGCTGTCCGTAAAGCAGGATACCGCCCTGCGCTCCCTCAACTCCTGGAGACCATGCGCGGTCCCGGCGCGGAAGTCAAGGTTGCGGCGGTGGCGGCGCTGATGGCGCTTTCCGAGCCGTCTTCCGTTGAAAAACTTGTCGAAGGCCTCAAGGACCCCGAGGTCCGCTGGATCTGCGTTATCGCGCTGAAGCAGTTCGGCGACACGAACCTGCGCCCGCTTCTGAAAAAGAGCGGCGACCCCGAAACCGATCACTGGAAGGAGGTAGTTCTCGAAGGGATGGGGGACCGCGTGCTCGCCGGCTGCCTCGATACCCTTAAACGGAAAGAGGAAGACGTCGGCATCAGGATCGCCAGCATCTGCACGCTGAAACAGGTCAAGGACACGCGCGCGGTCATTCCGCTGGTCGAACTTTTGGGCGACGAGAAACTCGGGTACGTCGCGGGCTTCGTCCTGTCCCGGATGGGCGACGCCGCGGTGGAGCCGCTTCTTTTTTCGCTGAAAAACGAAAACCCCTCCGTGCGCGCCCGCGCTGCCGCAGCTCTCGGCGATCTCGGGTGCGGCGACGGCTCCGGGCCGCTCCGTCCGTTGCTGGCGGATTCGGACCTGCAGGTGCGCAAGGCCGCCGAAGACGCCATCCGCAAGCTCGAAAGCAAGCCGCCCGTCTCCAATTGA